One window of Trifolium pratense cultivar HEN17-A07 linkage group LG5, ARS_RC_1.1, whole genome shotgun sequence genomic DNA carries:
- the LOC123886404 gene encoding pinin-like — protein MAEQRTKKKHEDVANKAAEASSKKPIIVEEDSSSDETESDDETESDEETISAKLRKRQVPDPKGKSSKYIFNEAEIGIGFTKPLRTILPKSTNISTSDNPLSELEKHLSPDPLNNQPFSHESNKSSSPPKSKSPQPQLQKESPDIPSSEPQPDIPPTEPNSPTKQPSPEKSPEPTSEHKSPEPTSEHTSPESTPELNPNPSAEHVSPELGDDIKSVIGERDMEVVHLMKEGLARAGLKRLTMYSHEENERAKFAAVSAAVRRLTAFKDCWVNSKLFKSLEDQRIENERMAEAAARIAQLADELNQEDAPDADVLMIDYQEDGEPSSDKGKAPMVSDQLRILQDALRQQQEDLERHRSNHQNLESKVDKLDSKVDSLNDKFDILLAFLQKP, from the exons ATGGCTGAACAGAGAACTAAGAAGAAACATGAGGATGTTGctaacaaggctgctgaagcaTCATCTAAAAAGCCAATTATTGTTGAGGAGGATAGCTCATctgatgagactgaatctgatgatgaaactgaatctgatgaagagactatTAGTGCTAAGCTACGTAAGAGACAAGTTCCTGATcctaaaggtaagtcttctaagtacATTTTTAATGAAGCTGAGATTGGAATAGGGTTTACCAAACCTCTTAGAACTATCCTTCCCAAATCTACTAACATTTCAacttctgataaccccctatctgaactagaaaaacatcttagccctgacccCCTAAATAATCAACCTTTCTCTCATGAATCCaacaaatcttcatcacctcCTAAATCCAAATCACCTCAACCCCAACTACAAAAAgaatcacctgacattccatcatctgaaccccAACCAGATATTCCCCCTACTGAACCAAACTCTCCTACCAAACAACCCTCTCCTgaaaaatctcctgaaccaacctctgaacacaaatctcctgaaccaacatcTGAACACACATCTCctgaatcaactcctgaacTCAATCccaacccaagtgctgaacatgttTCTCCTGaac TGGGTGATGATATCAAGTCTGTTATTGGAGAACGGGATATGGAGGTAGTTCATCTGATGAAGGAAGGCTTAGCAAGGGCTGGTTTGAAAAGGTTGACTATGTATAGTCATGAAGAGAATGAGCGTGCCAAGTTTGCTGCTGtatctgctgctgtgaggcgtctgACAGCTTTCAAGGATTGCTGGGTTAATTCTAAACTTTTCAAGAGTCTTGAAGATCAAAGGATTGAAAATGAGCGTAtggctgaagctgctgcaaggaTTGCCCAACTAGCTGATGAgctgaaccaagaggatgctccaGATGCTGACGTTCTTATGATTGATTATCAAGAGGatggtgaaccctcctctgataaaggaaaAGCTCCTATGGTTTCAGATCAGCTAAGAATTCTTCAGGATGCATTGAGGCAACAACAAGAAGATCTTGAGAGGCACAGATCAAATCATCAGAACTTAGAGTCCAAGGTGGATAAGCTTGACTCCAAAGTGGACTCCCTGAACGACAAATTTGACATCCTCTTAGCTTTTCTTCAAAAACCCTAG